The stretch of DNA CCACACCAGGCGGTCGCGCCAGACCACTTCGCCGTGGGTCTCGCCGGAGCGCCGCTTGGCGAGCAGCAGATCGAGCTTGCCCTCGGCCAGCCGCTCGTGGAGAGTCCCCGAAAGCTCGACCGTCAGCTCCAGGTCGACCTCGGGGTGGTCGTTGCGGTACGTCTCAAGGATCTCGGTGAGGCGGGTCATCACGAAGTCCTCGGAGGCGCCGAACCTCAGCCGGCCGCGCAGCCGGGTGCCGGTGAAGTACGCCGTCGCCTGGTCGTGGACGTCGAGGATCCTGCGGGCGAAGCCGAGCATCGCCTCACCGTCCTCGGTCAGCTCCACGCTGTGCGTGTCCCGGCTGAACAGCGGGCGGCCCGACTCGTCCTCCAGGCGGCGGACATGCTGGCTCACCGTCGACTGCCGCAGCCCGAGACGGCGCGCCGCCTGGGTGAAGCTGAGGGTCTGCGCGACGGCGAGGAAGGTCCTGAGTCTGACGGGGTCGTACATGTCCGCAGGTTACCGCGGCTATCGCGATCCGTGATGACAGTGAGTGCGGTGTACGGGATTCCCGATCATGGGGAAGAGGTGGACGATGGGGAGGGCACGACCGAACGAGAGCATGGAGCACATGAAACGCCTGCGATGGCCGTCCTGGATGCCGGTCGACCCCTACATCCTCACCTTGATCGGGACCGTCGCGGTCGCCGCGCTGCTGCCCGCCAGAGGCACCACAGCCGACGTGGCCTCAGGCGCCTCGACCGGCGCGGTGGCCCTGCTGTTCTTCCTCTACGGAGCCCGGCTCTCCACCGGTGAGGCACTGGACGGGCTGAAACACTGGCGGCTCCATCTGACCGTCCTCGTCTGCACGTTCGTGCTCTTCCCGCTGCTCGGCTCGGCGGCCAGAGGGCTCGTCCCCGTGCTGCTGTCACCCGCCCTCTACAGCGGTTTCCTCTTCCTGACGCTGGTTCCCTCGACCATCCAGTCGTCGATCGCCTTCACCTCGATGGCGCGCGGCAACGTCCCCGCCGCGATCTGCGCGGGTTCGTTCTCCTCGCTCCTCGGCATCGTCCTCACCCCGCTGCTCGCCGCGGGTCTGCTCGGCGACAGCGGCGGCGGGTTCTCCCTGGACGCCCTGGTCAAGATCGTCGTCCAGCTCCTCGTGCCGTTCCTCGCCGGGCAGCTGCTCCGCCGCTGGGTGGGCGGATTCGTCAAACGCAACAAGAGGATCCTCAGCCTCGTCGACCGCGGCTCGATCCTCCTGGTCGTCTACACCGCCTTCAGTGAAGGCATGGTCAGGGGTATCTGGCACCAGGTCACCCCGATGCGTCTGGTGGGGCTGCTCGTCGTGGAGATGATCCTGCTCGCCGTGATGCTGGCCGCCACCTGGTACGGCGCGAAGCGTCTCGGCTTCGACCGAGGTGACAGGATCGCCATCCAGTTCGCGGGGTCGAAGAAGAGCCTCGCCGCGGGTCTGCCCATGGCGAGTGTGCTCTTCGGCGCCCAGGCGTCGCTCGCGGTCCTGCCGCTGATGCTCTTCCACCAGATGCAGCTCATGGTGTGCGCCGTCATCGCCAAGCGCCGCTCCCGCGATCCCGAGCCCGATCAGGGGTCAGGGGACCTGTCCACCACCACTCCGGGGCAGCCGCTTCAGGATCAGCCCGCGGGCGCCGGGGCCGGACGGTAGCGGGGACCACCCGCCGAGCGGCCCTTAGGGGTCCTTGCGATAGGGGCGCCCGAGCCGCGGGGGCCGGCACCGCACCTCGCGGCGTTGCCGGAGAGCCCTGGTAGCTCCGCCACGAGGGCTCTCCGGCGCCTTGCGATGCACGGCACCAGCCCCCGCGGCCTGATCGGACTCCCCTATTGCAAGGACCCCTCAGGAAAGTGGCGGGCGGGCCCGGCGGAGGCCTCCGGACAGTGCCGGACGGGCCGGGCGGAGCGCCCTGCCGGACCGTGACGGACGGGGCCCGTTCACGCGCCGCGCCGGACGGTGGCGGGCGTCCCCCCACGGGCCCGTGCGAGGGGCGGCCGGGCCCCGGCCCGCGCCGGGCGCTTTCCGCCGGCCCCAGGGCCCCGGTCGCCGCCCGCCGGAGGAGGCCGCGTCAGCCCCGCGCCGCCTCCTCGGCCCGCAGGGTGACGCGGTCCGCTCCCGCGTACACGTTCATGGAGGAGCCCCTGAGGAACCCCACGAGCGTCAGCCCCGTCTCCGAGGCCAGGTCGACCGCGAGCGACGACGGCGCGGAGACGGCGGCCAGTACCGGGATCCCGGCCATCACCGCCTTCTGCGCCAGCTCGAAGGAGGCGCGCCCCGAGACCAGCAGGACCGACCTGGAGAGCGGCAGACGGTCGCTCTGGAGGGCCCGGCCCACCAGCTTGTCGACGGCGTTGTGCCTGCCCACGTCCTCCCTTATGTCGAGCAGTTCGCCCTCCTCGGAGAAGAGCGCGGCGGCGTGCAGCCCACCCGTGCGGTCGAAGACCCGCTGCGCGGCCCGCAGCCGGTCGGGCAGGGCCGCCAGGAGTTCGGGGGAGATACGCAGCGGGGGACTGTCCGCGATCGGGAACCTCGCCGTGGTGCGTACGGCGTCCAGGCTGGCCTTGCCGCAGAGACCGCACGACGAAGTGGTGTACACATTGCGTTCCAGTGTGATGTCGGGGAGCACCACACCGGGCGCGAGCGACACGTCCACCACGTTGTACGTGTTGCTGCCGTCCTCCGTGGCGCCCGCGCAGTAGACGATGTTGCGCAGCTCCGCCGCGGAGCCGAGCACACCCTCGCTCACCAGGAAGCCCGCGGCGAGCGCGAAGTCGTCACCCGGTGTGCGCATGGTGATGGCGAGCGGCTTGCCGCCCAATCGGATCTCCAGCGGCTCCTCCGCGACGAGGGTGTCGGCGCGGCTGGACACCGCACCGTCGCGGACGCGGATGACCCGCCGTCGCTCCGTGACACGTCCCATGGTGATCATTCCCGGTTCTGTACGTGCTGGCAGCCGAATCGGCCCTTGACGCGGAGGTTGCCGTGGGTCACCGGATCGTCGTGCGGAGAGGCGACCTTCACGATTCTCATTGTCCCGCACGTGCGGCGTGCGGTGACAGCGGACGCCGCGGTACGCACGACTGTGGCACTCGGATGGAATACTGTCTACTGTATGGAAGTTGAGGCATCGCGGATGTGCGCGGCAGGTGCCACAGAAACTCCCTCACCCCTTCCCAACTCCGCGGCCGGTTTCTAGGGTTCTGGATCATGAGTCCCCCCGTCGCGTCACCGGGCTGGAGCCGTTGGCTGGTTCCGCCCGCCGCTCTCTCGGTGCATCTCTCCATCGGCCAGGCCTACGCCTGGAGCGTCTTCAAGCCGCCACTGGAATCCGCTCTCGGCCTCAGCGGCACCCAGAGCGCGCTCCCCTTCCAGCTCGGCATCGTCATGCTCGGCCTCTCCGCGGCCTTCGGCGGCACCCTCGTCGAACGCAACGGTCCCCGCTGGGCGATGACCGTCGCCCTCTGCTGTTTCTCCTCCGGGTTCCTGATCTCCGCCCTCGGCGCCGCCACCAGCCAGTACTGGCTGATCGTCTTCGGATACGGCTTCATCGGCGGCATCGGACTCGGCATCGGCTACATCTCCCCGGTCTCCACCCTCATCAAATGGTTCCCCGACCGGCCGGGAATGGCCACGGGCATCGCCATCATGGGCTTCGGCGGCGGTGCGCTCATCGCCTCGCCCTGGTCGGCCCAGATGCTCGAATCCTTCGGAGGCGACACCTCGGGGATCGCGTACGCCTTCCTCGTGCACGGACTGGCGTACGCCGTCTTCATGGCCCTCGGCGTTCTGCTGATCCGCGTGCCCAGGCCGCCCGCCGTCAGTGAGGGCGCCCCCGCGGGGCCCGCCGCGCTCACCGGCGTACAGGTCTCCGCGCGCTCCGCGCTGCGCACCCCGCAGTTCTGGTGCCTGTGGATCGTCCTGTGCATGAATGTCACGGCGGGGATCGGCATCCTGGAGAAGGCCGCGCCGATGATCACCGACTTCTTCAAGGAGACCAGCACCCCCGTCTCGATCTCGGCCGCCGCGGGCTTCGTCGCGCTGCTCTCCGCGGGGAACATGGCGGGCAGGATCGGCTGGTCGTCCCTCTCCGACGTGATCGGCCGGAAGAACGTCTACCGCCTCTATCTCGGCATCGGCGCGCTGATGTACCTGCTCATCGCCTGGGTGGGGGACACCTCCAAGCCGCTCTTCGTCATCTGCGCGCTGGTGATCCTGTCGTTCTACGGCGGCGGCTTCGCGACCGCCCCCGCCTATCTGAAGGACCTCTTCGGGACCTACCAGGTAGGCGCGATCCACGGGCGGCTGCTCACCGCCTGGTCACTCGCGGGCGTGCTCGGCCCACTCATCGTCAACTGGGTGGCGGACCGGGAGGAGGCGGCGGGCAAGAGCGGCCCGGGACTGTACGGTCTCTCGCTCACCATCATGATCGGCCTGCTCGTGGTCGGATTCGTCGCCAACGAGCTGATCCGTCCGGTCGACGCCCGCCACCATGTGACGGGCGGGGCCCCCACCGGCGGCGCGGGCGCGGGCAAGGTCCATGGCGCGGGCAGCGGGACCCCCGACGGGGAGACCCTCGACAGGAAGACGGAGGAGACCGATGGCACAGCCCCCCGGCCCCAGTAGTGCCCCCGACCCCAGCGACGTCCCCGGCCCCTCGGGAGCGGCCGTCCCCGGGACCCCGCCGGCCCGGCGCGGGCTGATCACCGTGTCCTGGCTCTGGGTGGGGCTCCCGCTCGCCTACGGGGTCTACGAACTGGTGCGCAAGGCCACCCAGCTCTTCACGGGCTGACCCGGTCGTCCGCGTGCTCCAGGGGGTTGCCGCCGCCCGGTCGTCCGCGTGCTCCGGGGGTGCCTCCGCCCCAGGAGTACCCCTTCGCGGGTCACCCGTCCGGGTGACCCGCGGGCCGGTCGTGGCGCGGGTGACAGGGGAGGCTGAGCGAAGCCTCCAAGACCTGCGTCCGAATCCTGTCGCTTTACGTGTCCTCGTACCCGCGAGTCGCTGACCAGACTGGAAAGGTCCTGCGTCACCCGCAACGAGGAGACCACGCCCATGAACGGCTCACGTATCGTCGCGGTCGGTCATTACCAGCCCGCCAAGGTGCTCACCAACGAGGAACTGGCGGACATGGTCGACACCAGTGACGCGTGGATCAGCTCACGGGTCGGGATCAGAACCCGCCACATCGCGGGACCCGACGAGCCGGTCGACGAGCTGGCGGCGCACGCGGGTGCCAAGGCGCTCGCCTCCGCGGGGCTCGCCCCCGACGCCATCGACCTGGTGCTGGTCGCCACCTCCACCGCGATCGACAGGTCACCCAACATGGCCGCCAGGGTCGCCGCCCGGCTCGGCATCCCGTCGCCCGCCGTGATGGACATCAATGTCGTCTGTGCCGGCTTCACCCACACCCTCGCCACCGCCGACCACACCCTGCGCGCGGGGGCCGCCACCCGCGCCCTGGTCATCGGCGCGGACAAGATGTCCGAGGTGACCGACTGGACCGACCGCACCACCTGCGTACTGGTCGGGGACGGCGCGGGCGCGGCCGTCGTCGAGGCGTCCGACGAGGCGGGGATCGGCCCCGTGCTGTGGGGCTCGGTGCCCGGCATGGGAAACGCCGTACGGATCGAGGGGACGCCCCCGCGCTTCGCCCAGGAGGGGCAGAGCGTCTACCGCTGGGCCACCACGCAGTTGCCCTCGATCGCCAGGCAGGCGTGCGAGAAGGCGGGTCTTGACGTGGAGGAGCTGGCCGCCGTCGTCCTGCACCAGGCCAATCTGCGGATCGTCGAGCCGGTCGCCGAGCGGATCGGCGCGGTCAACGCGATCGTCGCCCGCGATGTGGTCGAGTCGGGCAACACCTCCGCCGCCAGTATTCCGCTGGCCCTGTCCAAGCTGGTCGAACGCGGGGAGATCGACTCGGGCGACCCGGTGCTGCTCTTCGGCTTCGGCGGCAATCTCTCCTACGCGGGGCAGGTCGTACGCTGCCCCTGACGGGCCCGGTGCCGACGCCCGGTGCGCGAAAGTCCCTGCCCGCACCCGCGCTTGGGCGGCTGCCTTCCCCGCGTTCCCGGGGAGTCCGGGGCAGGTGGAAACGGAAGAAAGCGGGTGTGACGCTTCCAACTCCCGCGTGCACCACGCATTGTGCTCGGTAGACTGTAGACGAAAGCCAATTGGCCAGGCTTCGCACGCTTCCGCTCAGGAGGGGACCGAGATGTTGTCCACAGGACTGCCGCAGGGAGCGGTGCCCAAGCTGGAACGCCCCGGCCCGCTGCGTGAACGTGTCTACGAGGCGCTGCTCGAACTCATCACCGTGCGCGCGCTCCAGCCGGGACAGCACCTCGTCGAGAGTGAACTCGCCGGCCACCTCGGTGTCTCCAGGCAGCCCGTACGGGAAGCGCTCCAGCGGCTCAACACCGAGGGCTGGGTCGATCTGCGTCCCGCCCAGGGGGCCTTCGTGCACGAGCCCACCGAGGAGGAGGCCGACCAGCTCCTGACGGTCCGCACCCTGCTTGAGGCCGAGGCGGCCAGACTCGCCGCCGCGGGCGCCGCCCCGGCCGGGGTCACCGCCCTGGAACTCCTCTGCGACAAGGGCGAGAAGGCCGTGGAGGACGGGGACGTCGACCTGGTGGTCGCCACCAACGCGGAGTTCCACGCGAAGGTGATGGAGCTCGCGGGCAATGTCGTACTCGGCGAACTCGCGGCACAGGTCGACCGGCGGGTGCGCTGGTACTACACGCCCGTCGCCAGGCAGCGCGGCAAACAGTCCTGGATCGAGCACCGCACCCTGATCGAGGCCATCGCCGCACGGGACGGGGGGCGTGCGGGGCAGATCATGCGCGAGCACACCGAGCACACCAGGGAGACGTACCACCACCGTCAGGACGCCGAACAGGGCTCCTGAGGGCTGCCGGGCCGGTCGCCGTATCGCCGCGAGGCCGGCCCGGCACCTGGGGAAGCTCCTGTGGGCCGCCCCCGCGGACACCCCCTACGGGTGGTAGATCTCCTCCATGGCCGTGATCTGGCTCCGGCCGTTGAGGCGGTAGGAGAAGTGCGGGGTGTTGGCGAGTTCGTGGTTCACCAGCCACTTGGGTGTGACCTTCACGGTCTTGGTGTCCTTGAGGACCTTGACGGTGGCGCCGGAGGCGAAGACGTACGACCTGGCCGCGCCACTCGGTGTGTAGATGACGTCCTCGTCGTTGCCCGTGTTCACCTCGCAGGTCTCCGGGGTGACGCGCACGACGGTGTTGCCCTGGAAGTTCTTGGCCGAGTGCAGCTCGAAGAAGTGCTTGTACCCCGCGGGCAGGCGGCACGGCTTCCGGGTCGTGGCCCTCGCCTGTGCGCCGTTGGCGGTGGTGGCGGCGTTCGGGCTGGCGATTGACGTTCCGCCCGTGAGGGCGAGGAGCCCGGCGACTGAGGCGAGGACGACGGTGGCGGAGATTCGACGGTGGTTCATGGACACCCTCTGCTGTGCGTGCGGTGAAGATCTGCTGACACCTTGGGAGATACCGGACCGGGGGCGCGGGTTTCATCGACCGTCGGCTGTGACCGTACGGTGACAACCGGCACGCGTCAGGGGCAATCTACCGACCGGCGCTCCGGGTTCAAGGCTGTGGCCATCTTTGTCCTGTCTCAGGAAGAAGTAAGCACGAATTCCCGCGCAACTTCTTCCCACTCGCTCAAAGCGCTGCTACGTTCCCCATCGAAAGCAGACGGACACCACCGATACGGCCGATGAGGCGGGAGGGGCGCGTGAGACGCATGACCGCTCGACCCGCCAACGCGCACCAGGCGCGACTGCTGCGACTGCTGCGCGACGGGGGACCCAACTCCCGTGCGCAGCTGGGGGATCAGGTCGATCTCTCCCGGTCGAAACTGGCCGTCGAGGTCGACAGGCTGCTGGAGACAGGGCTCGTCGTGGCCGACGGCCTCGCCGCGTCCCGCGGTGGCCGCCGCTCGCACAACATCAGGCTCGCCCCCGGGCTGCGCTTCCTCGGCGTCGACATCGGCGCGACCTCCATCGACGTCGCCGTCACCAACGCGGAACTCGAAGTGCTCGGCCACATCAACCACCCCATGGACGTACGGGAGGGCCCTGTCGCGATCTTCGAGCAGGTCCTCGCGATGGCGGCCAAGCTGCGGGCTTCCGGTCTCGCGGAGGGGTTCGACGGCGCGGGCATCGGGGTCCCCGGTCCTGTCAGGTTCCCCGAGGGTGTGCCGGTGGCGCCGCCGATCATGCCGGGCTGGGACGGTTTCCCCGTACGGGAGGCGCTCAGCCAGGAGTTGGGCTGCCCGGTGATGGTCGACAACGACGTCAACCTGATGGCCATGGGGGAGCAGCACGCCGGGGTCGCCCGCTCCGTGGCCGACTTCC from Streptomyces tsukubensis encodes:
- a CDS encoding LysR substrate-binding domain-containing protein, whose translation is MYDPVRLRTFLAVAQTLSFTQAARRLGLRQSTVSQHVRRLEDESGRPLFSRDTHSVELTEDGEAMLGFARRILDVHDQATAYFTGTRLRGRLRFGASEDFVMTRLTEILETYRNDHPEVDLELTVELSGTLHERLAEGKLDLLLAKRRSGETHGEVVWRDRLVWIGAERLRLDQDRPVPLIVYPPPGLSRARALKALERSGRPYRVACTSGSLSGLVAAARAGLGVMAHSRGLIPPGLVRVPDRYGLPELGDVDFVVLQGARRPSAQGPAQALAAAILAGGDRLHRTRQGIRGSS
- a CDS encoding bile acid:sodium symporter family protein, encoding MKRLRWPSWMPVDPYILTLIGTVAVAALLPARGTTADVASGASTGAVALLFFLYGARLSTGEALDGLKHWRLHLTVLVCTFVLFPLLGSAARGLVPVLLSPALYSGFLFLTLVPSTIQSSIAFTSMARGNVPAAICAGSFSSLLGIVLTPLLAAGLLGDSGGGFSLDALVKIVVQLLVPFLAGQLLRRWVGGFVKRNKRILSLVDRGSILLVVYTAFSEGMVRGIWHQVTPMRLVGLLVVEMILLAVMLAATWYGAKRLGFDRGDRIAIQFAGSKKSLAAGLPMASVLFGAQASLAVLPLMLFHQMQLMVCAVIAKRRSRDPEPDQGSGDLSTTTPGQPLQDQPAGAGAGR
- the fdhD gene encoding formate dehydrogenase accessory sulfurtransferase FdhD, whose product is MGRVTERRRVIRVRDGAVSSRADTLVAEEPLEIRLGGKPLAITMRTPGDDFALAAGFLVSEGVLGSAAELRNIVYCAGATEDGSNTYNVVDVSLAPGVVLPDITLERNVYTTSSCGLCGKASLDAVRTTARFPIADSPPLRISPELLAALPDRLRAAQRVFDRTGGLHAAALFSEEGELLDIREDVGRHNAVDKLVGRALQSDRLPLSRSVLLVSGRASFELAQKAVMAGIPVLAAVSAPSSLAVDLASETGLTLVGFLRGSSMNVYAGADRVTLRAEEAARG
- a CDS encoding OFA family MFS transporter; protein product: MSPPVASPGWSRWLVPPAALSVHLSIGQAYAWSVFKPPLESALGLSGTQSALPFQLGIVMLGLSAAFGGTLVERNGPRWAMTVALCCFSSGFLISALGAATSQYWLIVFGYGFIGGIGLGIGYISPVSTLIKWFPDRPGMATGIAIMGFGGGALIASPWSAQMLESFGGDTSGIAYAFLVHGLAYAVFMALGVLLIRVPRPPAVSEGAPAGPAALTGVQVSARSALRTPQFWCLWIVLCMNVTAGIGILEKAAPMITDFFKETSTPVSISAAAGFVALLSAGNMAGRIGWSSLSDVIGRKNVYRLYLGIGALMYLLIAWVGDTSKPLFVICALVILSFYGGGFATAPAYLKDLFGTYQVGAIHGRLLTAWSLAGVLGPLIVNWVADREEAAGKSGPGLYGLSLTIMIGLLVVGFVANELIRPVDARHHVTGGAPTGGAGAGKVHGAGSGTPDGETLDRKTEETDGTAPRPQ
- a CDS encoding MFS transporter small subunit, translated to MITVSWLWVGLPLAYGVYELVRKATQLFTG
- a CDS encoding beta-ketoacyl-ACP synthase III — its product is MNGSRIVAVGHYQPAKVLTNEELADMVDTSDAWISSRVGIRTRHIAGPDEPVDELAAHAGAKALASAGLAPDAIDLVLVATSTAIDRSPNMAARVAARLGIPSPAVMDINVVCAGFTHTLATADHTLRAGAATRALVIGADKMSEVTDWTDRTTCVLVGDGAGAAVVEASDEAGIGPVLWGSVPGMGNAVRIEGTPPRFAQEGQSVYRWATTQLPSIARQACEKAGLDVEELAAVVLHQANLRIVEPVAERIGAVNAIVARDVVESGNTSAASIPLALSKLVERGEIDSGDPVLLFGFGGNLSYAGQVVRCP
- a CDS encoding GntR family transcriptional regulator, with the protein product MLSTGLPQGAVPKLERPGPLRERVYEALLELITVRALQPGQHLVESELAGHLGVSRQPVREALQRLNTEGWVDLRPAQGAFVHEPTEEEADQLLTVRTLLEAEAARLAAAGAAPAGVTALELLCDKGEKAVEDGDVDLVVATNAEFHAKVMELAGNVVLGELAAQVDRRVRWYYTPVARQRGKQSWIEHRTLIEAIAARDGGRAGQIMREHTEHTRETYHHRQDAEQGS
- a CDS encoding ROK family transcriptional regulator — its product is MTARPANAHQARLLRLLRDGGPNSRAQLGDQVDLSRSKLAVEVDRLLETGLVVADGLAASRGGRRSHNIRLAPGLRFLGVDIGATSIDVAVTNAELEVLGHINHPMDVREGPVAIFEQVLAMAAKLRASGLAEGFDGAGIGVPGPVRFPEGVPVAPPIMPGWDGFPVREALSQELGCPVMVDNDVNLMAMGEQHAGVARSVADFLCVKIGTGIGCGIVVGGEVHRGTTGSAGDIGHIQVEPEGRPCACGNKGCLEAHFSGAALARDAEDAARTGRSPELADRLAGSGRLAASDVAAAAAAGDATALDLIREGGNRTGQVIAGLVSFFNPGLVVIGGGVTGLGHTLLAAIRTQVYRQSLPLATGNLPIVLGELGPAAGVIGGARLISDHLFSPA